The following proteins come from a genomic window of Neptunomonas concharum:
- a CDS encoding NADH:ubiquinone reductase (Na(+)-transporting) subunit B — protein sequence MSIRNILDKMEPHFHKGGKYENWYALYEAVDTIFYTPGSVTKTASHVRDAVDLKRMMILVWMCTFPAVFAGLYNVGYQANTAMAGMGLSEAEGWRGAIAGALAGYDPTSIWDNIIHGAVYWLPIYAVTFIVGGFWEVLFAMKRGHEVNEGFFVTSILFSLILPPTVPLWQVALGISFGVVVGKEVFGGTGKNFLNPALTGRAFLFFAYPAQMSGDAIWTAVDGFSGATPLGLAAAGGIDAILAQNLTWMDAFLGMIQGSVGETSTLAIMIGGAVLLIAKVAAWRIVAGVFAGMVGMSVLLNLIGSDTNPMFAMPFYWHLVLGGFAFGMFFMATDPVSASMTNKGKWYFGALIGVMVVLIRVVNPAFPEGMMLAILFGNLFAPLIDNFVIQANIKRRMARNVG from the coding sequence ATGAGCATCAGAAATATTCTTGACAAAATGGAGCCGCATTTCCATAAAGGCGGCAAGTATGAAAATTGGTATGCGCTTTATGAAGCGGTTGATACTATTTTCTATACACCAGGATCTGTGACGAAGACAGCTTCTCACGTACGTGATGCAGTTGATCTAAAGCGCATGATGATCTTGGTGTGGATGTGTACCTTCCCAGCTGTTTTTGCGGGTTTGTATAACGTTGGCTATCAAGCTAATACCGCCATGGCTGGTATGGGGTTGAGTGAAGCTGAAGGGTGGCGCGGTGCTATTGCTGGCGCGCTGGCAGGCTACGACCCGACGAGTATCTGGGATAACATTATCCATGGTGCCGTTTACTGGTTACCCATTTATGCGGTGACGTTTATTGTTGGCGGCTTCTGGGAAGTGTTGTTTGCGATGAAGCGTGGACACGAAGTTAATGAAGGTTTCTTTGTGACTTCTATACTGTTCTCACTGATTTTGCCTCCAACCGTACCTTTATGGCAGGTGGCGCTAGGTATCAGCTTTGGTGTGGTTGTTGGTAAAGAAGTGTTTGGTGGTACAGGTAAAAACTTCCTGAACCCTGCCCTAACAGGCCGTGCTTTTCTTTTCTTTGCTTACCCAGCTCAGATGTCAGGTGATGCAATCTGGACAGCTGTTGATGGTTTCTCCGGTGCGACGCCTTTAGGCTTAGCCGCTGCAGGTGGTATCGATGCGATTCTGGCGCAAAACCTTACTTGGATGGATGCTTTCCTTGGCATGATTCAAGGTTCTGTCGGTGAGACATCGACGCTAGCCATTATGATCGGTGGTGCTGTGCTATTAATAGCGAAAGTAGCTGCTTGGCGAATCGTTGCCGGTGTATTTGCGGGCATGGTGGGTATGTCAGTGCTGCTCAATCTGATTGGTTCAGACACTAACCCTATGTTTGCTATGCCTTTCTACTGGCACTTGGTGTTGGGTGGGTTTGCTTTTGGTATGTTCTTCATGGCAACAGATCCAGTATCTGCGTCTATGACAAATAAAGGTAAGTGGTACTTTGGTGCGCTTATCGGTGTCATGGTGGTGCTGATTCGTGTGGTCAACCCAGCATTCCCAGAAGGAATGATGTTGGCAATCCTGTTCGGTAACTTGTTTGCACCTCTGATTGACAATTTTGTGATTCAGGCAAACATCAAGCGGAGGATGGCACGTAATGTCGGCTAA
- a CDS encoding Na(+)-translocating NADH-quinone reductase subunit A produces MIKIKKGLDLPITGAPEQVVKDAAPVIRSVAVCGPDYVGCKPTMAVKVGDRVKLGQVIFSDKKTEGVQFTAPGAGVVKEINRGERRVLQTVVIELDENEESIEFTQYDAAKLDGLSRDQVVENLQASGLWAAFRTRPFSKVPAVSSVPVSIFVTAIDTNPLAANPEHFINAYSEDFANGLKLLTKLPEKNVFLCKAPGANVPTVSGVTVEEFEGKHPAGNAGTHIHHLEPVSRNKVVWTVGYQDVVAIGKLFTEGKLFVERYISVAGPHVNKSSILKTRLGANLTELATGLLPVGDNRVISGSVWNGRAAKGPLGYLGRYANQVTVLTEGTQREFMGWVLPGTNKFSVLNVFASFLSSGKKFDFTTTTNGSERAMVPVGQFEELVPMDILPTQLLRALVTGDIVSAMQLGCLELDEEDLALCTFACPGKYEYGPILRDNLTRIEKEA; encoded by the coding sequence ATGATCAAGATCAAGAAGGGTCTGGATCTACCGATAACGGGTGCGCCGGAGCAAGTCGTCAAAGACGCTGCGCCGGTAATTCGATCGGTCGCCGTATGCGGGCCAGACTATGTTGGTTGTAAACCAACGATGGCCGTTAAGGTGGGGGATCGAGTTAAACTCGGTCAAGTGATCTTTTCCGATAAGAAAACTGAAGGCGTTCAGTTCACTGCACCAGGTGCTGGTGTGGTTAAAGAGATCAATCGTGGCGAGCGTCGAGTGCTACAAACGGTTGTTATCGAGCTGGACGAAAATGAAGAGTCTATTGAGTTTACACAGTATGATGCTGCTAAGCTTGATGGCTTGTCTCGTGATCAGGTAGTTGAAAACTTGCAAGCTTCTGGTCTGTGGGCGGCTTTTCGTACACGACCTTTTAGCAAGGTGCCCGCTGTATCCAGTGTGCCGGTTTCTATATTTGTAACCGCAATAGATACAAATCCACTGGCTGCTAATCCTGAACATTTTATCAATGCTTATTCAGAAGATTTTGCTAACGGTTTGAAGCTGTTAACAAAATTACCTGAAAAGAACGTTTTCCTATGCAAAGCACCGGGTGCAAACGTACCTACGGTTTCGGGTGTTACCGTTGAAGAGTTCGAGGGTAAGCATCCAGCAGGCAATGCCGGTACTCACATACACCACTTAGAGCCAGTTTCTCGCAACAAGGTGGTGTGGACAGTAGGCTATCAGGATGTTGTAGCAATAGGTAAGTTGTTTACCGAAGGTAAGCTGTTTGTCGAGCGCTATATTTCTGTGGCAGGCCCTCATGTCAATAAATCTTCCATACTGAAAACCCGACTGGGTGCGAACTTAACAGAGTTGGCAACGGGCTTATTACCTGTAGGTGATAATCGTGTTATCAGTGGCTCAGTATGGAATGGTCGTGCCGCAAAAGGCCCTCTGGGCTACCTTGGTCGTTATGCGAACCAAGTTACGGTACTAACGGAAGGTACTCAGCGTGAATTTATGGGTTGGGTTCTACCTGGCACCAATAAGTTCTCAGTGTTGAACGTATTCGCGTCCTTCCTCTCTTCGGGTAAGAAATTCGACTTCACAACCACCACAAATGGTTCTGAACGTGCGATGGTTCCAGTAGGTCAGTTCGAAGAACTTGTGCCTATGGATATCTTGCCTACTCAATTGCTACGTGCGCTGGTTACCGGTGACATCGTTTCTGCTATGCAGTTAGGGTGCCTGGAACTCGACGAAGAAGATTTGGCCCTTTGTACTTTTGCTTGCCCAGGTAAGTATGAGTATGGTCCGATCCTTCGCGATAATCTGACGCGCATCGAGAAAGAGGCTTAA
- a CDS encoding NADH:ubiquinone reductase (Na(+)-transporting) subunit D translates to MSETKDVLTSPIVKNNPIALQILGICSALAVTTNMNTALVMTLAVIAVTAFSNMFVSMIRNHMPSSIRIICQMTIIASLVIVVDQILKAVAYDVSKQLSVFVGLIITNCIVMGRAEAFAMKNPPGISFMDGIGNGLGYGAVLMFVGFIRELLGSGSLFGVEVLPLITNGGWYQANGLLLLPPSAFFIIGGFIWLLRTFDKKQVEAPEFIMAPNSKKEAV, encoded by the coding sequence ATGTCTGAAACTAAAGATGTTTTGACGAGCCCTATCGTCAAAAATAACCCAATAGCTTTGCAGATTCTGGGTATTTGTTCCGCTTTGGCGGTAACAACCAACATGAATACTGCACTGGTAATGACGTTAGCAGTAATTGCGGTTACGGCATTCTCAAACATGTTTGTGTCTATGATTCGTAATCATATGCCAAGCAGTATTCGTATTATCTGCCAGATGACTATTATCGCTTCGTTGGTAATCGTTGTTGACCAGATCCTTAAAGCGGTTGCTTATGATGTATCAAAACAACTTTCAGTTTTCGTTGGTTTGATCATCACAAACTGTATCGTTATGGGACGTGCGGAAGCTTTTGCAATGAAAAACCCTCCAGGAATCTCTTTCATGGATGGTATCGGCAATGGCTTAGGGTACGGCGCGGTACTGATGTTTGTTGGCTTTATTCGCGAACTACTCGGTTCTGGTAGCTTGTTTGGTGTTGAAGTGTTACCACTTATTACCAATGGCGGCTGGTATCAGGCAAATGGCTTGCTACTGTTGCCACCAAGTGCATTCTTCATTATTGGTGGATTTATCTGGTTACTGCGTACTTTTGATAAGAAGCAGGTTGAAGCCCCAGAATTCATCATGGCGCCTAACTCTAAGAAGGAGGCTGTGTAA
- the nqrE gene encoding NADH:ubiquinone reductase (Na(+)-transporting) subunit E: protein MEQYISLAIKAIFVENMALAFFLGMCTFLAISKKVQTAIGLGIAVIVVLAITTPVNNLLYNGLLREGALAWAGYPEVDLSFLGYISYIGVIAAIVQILEMVLDKFFPALYNALGVFLPLITVNCAIMGAALFMVERDYNFGESVVYGVGAGVGWALAIAALAGIREKLKYSDVPEGLRGLGITFITVGLMSLGFMSFSGVQL, encoded by the coding sequence ATGGAACAATATATCAGCCTAGCAATTAAGGCGATCTTCGTAGAAAACATGGCGTTGGCATTCTTCTTGGGGATGTGTACTTTCTTGGCGATTTCCAAGAAGGTACAAACAGCCATTGGCTTAGGTATTGCGGTTATTGTTGTACTAGCAATCACCACGCCGGTTAATAACTTGCTATATAACGGCTTGTTGCGTGAAGGCGCATTGGCGTGGGCGGGTTATCCGGAAGTTGATCTGAGCTTCTTGGGGTATATCTCTTATATTGGTGTTATCGCAGCGATCGTACAGATCCTCGAGATGGTGTTGGATAAGTTCTTCCCAGCATTGTACAACGCTTTGGGGGTATTCCTGCCTTTGATCACTGTAAACTGTGCCATTATGGGTGCTGCTCTCTTTATGGTAGAGCGTGACTATAACTTTGGTGAAAGTGTGGTTTATGGTGTAGGTGCGGGTGTAGGTTGGGCGCTAGCAATTGCTGCGTTAGCCGGCATTCGTGAAAAATTGAAATATAGCGACGTACCAGAAGGATTGCGTGGCCTAGGTATCACCTTCATTACTGTTGGTTTGATGTCTTTAGGTTTCATGTCGTTCTCTGGTGTTCAGCTGTAA
- a CDS encoding glyceraldehyde-3-phosphate dehydrogenase: MSQDLVFAEWKEREATAEAMIPVIGRLYRDRNIETSVYGRLVVKRSVIDILKAHRFVRQMESQELTVLDTFPILEALESLDVSGAHIDIGKLAVKFRNEGNGRTINEFLESELAPVIGAEERQGTDVVLYGFGRIGRLLARLLIERTGGGQSLRLRAIVVRKGKAANDLEKRASLLRRDSVHGSFKGTIQVDEERNLLIANGNEIQVIFSDGPDQVDYTQYGINDAIVLDNTGIWRDKEGLELHLKSKGVARVLLTAPGKGVKNIVMGVNHHDFDENDRVLSAASCTTNAITPVLKAVNDAFGIENGHVETVHAYTNDQNLIDNYHKGDRRGRAAGLNMVLTETGAAKAVSKALPVMEGKLTGNAIRVPTPNVSMAILNLNLEKEVTKESLNEYLRDAALHSSMQKQIDYSNSPEAVSTDFVGSRAAGIVDALATIATGKRCVLYVWYDNEFGYSCQVIRMAQKMANVTLPAFPKATK, encoded by the coding sequence GTGAGCCAAGATCTAGTATTCGCTGAATGGAAAGAACGCGAAGCCACTGCCGAAGCAATGATCCCTGTTATCGGTCGCTTATACCGCGATCGTAATATCGAGACTTCTGTTTATGGTCGCTTAGTTGTTAAGCGTTCAGTGATCGATATTCTGAAAGCACACCGTTTTGTTCGTCAGATGGAATCTCAGGAGCTGACGGTTCTTGATACTTTTCCAATACTTGAGGCATTGGAGTCTCTGGATGTAAGCGGCGCTCATATTGATATCGGTAAGCTGGCTGTTAAGTTCCGTAATGAAGGCAATGGTCGTACCATTAATGAGTTCCTAGAGAGTGAGCTGGCTCCCGTTATTGGTGCAGAAGAGCGTCAGGGTACGGATGTTGTTCTTTATGGTTTTGGGCGTATCGGGCGCTTGTTGGCTCGTTTGTTGATCGAGCGCACAGGTGGCGGTCAATCGTTGCGTTTACGTGCCATTGTTGTGCGTAAAGGCAAGGCTGCAAACGATCTTGAAAAGCGTGCAAGCTTATTACGTCGTGATTCGGTACATGGCTCTTTTAAAGGTACGATTCAAGTTGATGAAGAACGTAACTTATTAATTGCTAATGGCAATGAGATTCAGGTCATCTTTTCTGATGGTCCTGATCAGGTTGACTACACCCAATACGGCATCAACGATGCGATCGTACTGGATAACACGGGCATCTGGCGCGATAAAGAAGGCTTGGAGCTGCACTTAAAGTCTAAAGGTGTTGCTCGCGTTCTGCTAACAGCGCCTGGTAAAGGTGTTAAGAACATCGTTATGGGTGTTAACCATCACGATTTTGATGAAAACGATCGCGTATTGTCAGCGGCGTCATGTACTACTAATGCGATCACTCCTGTGTTGAAAGCTGTTAACGATGCGTTTGGTATTGAGAACGGACATGTTGAAACAGTTCATGCTTACACCAATGACCAAAACCTAATTGATAACTATCACAAAGGTGATCGTCGTGGTCGTGCAGCGGGTTTGAACATGGTACTGACTGAAACGGGTGCTGCAAAAGCTGTATCTAAAGCGCTGCCTGTTATGGAAGGTAAGCTGACGGGTAATGCGATTCGCGTTCCTACACCTAACGTTTCTATGGCTATCTTGAATCTCAACCTAGAGAAAGAGGTCACTAAAGAGTCGCTGAACGAGTACTTGCGTGATGCTGCGCTGCACTCGTCTATGCAGAAGCAGATCGACTACAGCAACTCCCCAGAAGCGGTATCTACTGATTTTGTAGGATCGCGAGCGGCTGGTATCGTTGATGCGTTAGCTACAATTGCTACTGGCAAGCGCTGCGTGCTGTACGTATGGTATGACAACGAGTTTGGTTATAGCTGTCAGGTTATCCGTATGGCTCAGAAGATGGCTAATGTCACTTTACCTGCGTTCCCTAAAGCAACTAAATAA
- a CDS encoding Na(+)-translocating NADH-quinone reductase subunit C → MSANNDTIGKTITVTVLLCVVCSVIVSAAAVLLKPQQIANKELDRKTNILAAAGLMDSSKSVEELFAQITTKVIDLETGKFTDEVDAATYDARKASKEPALSKALDRNVDIASIKRQAKYQTVYLVEKDGQLEKVILPVHGYGLWSTLYGFLALEGDLNTVVGLGFYSHAETPGLGGEVDNPLWKALWPGKKVYAEGTMEPKLGLVKGKVDPASASAEHQIDGLSGATLTSNGVSHLVKFWMGENGYAPFLANLKAGGV, encoded by the coding sequence ATGTCGGCTAATAACGATACTATCGGTAAAACAATTACGGTCACGGTACTACTGTGTGTTGTTTGCTCTGTGATCGTGTCTGCTGCGGCAGTTCTTCTGAAGCCTCAGCAGATTGCCAACAAAGAGTTGGACAGAAAAACCAACATTCTGGCAGCGGCTGGATTGATGGATTCTTCTAAATCTGTAGAAGAGCTGTTTGCTCAGATCACGACCAAAGTCATTGATTTGGAGACGGGTAAATTCACAGATGAAGTTGATGCGGCAACGTATGATGCACGTAAAGCTTCTAAAGAGCCTGCGCTATCAAAAGCACTGGATCGTAATGTGGATATTGCTTCTATTAAGCGTCAGGCAAAATACCAGACGGTTTACTTAGTAGAGAAGGATGGCCAGCTGGAAAAGGTTATTTTACCTGTCCATGGTTACGGACTTTGGTCAACACTGTATGGCTTCCTTGCTTTGGAAGGTGATTTGAATACAGTGGTTGGTTTGGGTTTTTATTCTCATGCTGAAACCCCAGGTTTGGGTGGCGAGGTGGATAATCCACTTTGGAAAGCGCTATGGCCTGGTAAAAAGGTCTACGCTGAAGGCACGATGGAGCCAAAACTTGGCTTAGTGAAAGGTAAGGTCGACCCGGCATCTGCAAGTGCAGAACATCAAATTGATGGCCTTTCTGGTGCAACACTCACAAGTAATGGTGTATCTCATCTTGTTAAGTTCTGGATGGGCGAAAACGGTTATGCACCGTTTCTTGCTAACCTGAAAGCGGGGGGGGTGTAA
- the mfd gene encoding transcription-repair coupling factor — protein MPNKLGDLKWIGQAHQSAAGLAIAQAAIAHDHPTVVITRNSDTATLLENEIRFFADKLDILPFPDWETLAYDNFSPHQDITSTRISTLKRLEHLRHGVVIVPISTLMHRIAPSSFLRAHSLVLDTGQKLDGNHLRQQLTDAGYRAVDTVHEHGEFAIRGSIIDLFPMGTDLPYRIDLFDDEIDTLRTFDTETQRSIEQIEQIRLLPAREFPLTKEAITLFKQQWREHFDVDHRRCPVYQDVCNGFAPAGIEYYLPLFFDGTSTLLDYLPQDTLLITDGALAEPCQNFWHDVSQRYEDRRHDIERPILTPNAIFTPTDELLAKLKKFRRLQFSEATEPTSAGHTNLCAEATPDLTVNAQSSTPLKLLCDFLAERPNERVLFCAESAGRKESLLELLAKAGIQPQSANSWSHFSQSEHPFCITVYPLDRGLSLAGQLQVITESQLFGKQVFQRRRRAREKDQSDLIVRNLAELAPNAPVVHIDHGVGRYLGLETIELDGQANEFVMLAYANDTKLYVPVSSLHLISRYSGTTDELAPLHRLGTEQWSKARQKAAEKIRDTAAELLDIYARRAARKGFAFSNPDENYQLFAAGFPFEETPDQETAIKAVIDDMTAVQPMDRLVCGDVGFGKTEVAMRAAFMAVQSGKQVAILVPTTLLAQQHYENFKDRFAEWPVTVELISRFRSGKQQNAVIEQLNNGQVDIIVGTHKLLQGDIDFKDLGLVIIDEEHRFGVQQKERLKSLRSEVDILTMTATPIPRTLNMAMSGMRDLSIIATPPARRLAVKTFVRESDNGLIKEALLRELLRGGQVYYLHNEVKTIAKTAEVLAELVPEARIGIGHGQMRERELEQVMSDFYHKRFNVLLCTTIVETGIDVPNANTIIIDRADKFGLAQLHQLRGRVGRSHHQAYAYLLTPPQKNITADANKRLEAIALAEDLGAGFTLATHDLEIRGAGELLGEEQSGQIQGVGFTLYMEMLEEAIESIKQGRTPNMDKPLNHGAEINLRVPALIPDDYLPDVHNRLIMYKRIASGKNETELKELQIEMIDRFGLLPEATKNLFRITSLKLLAEQLGIAKLDAGSHSGRLEFDSEPKVDPFTLVTLVQKQPKIYKLEGANQLRFSMDMDDTEKRFTAVESLLTELGKVST, from the coding sequence ATGCCCAACAAGCTGGGCGATCTTAAATGGATAGGGCAAGCACACCAGAGTGCAGCAGGCTTAGCCATCGCTCAGGCAGCGATTGCACACGATCATCCGACGGTGGTGATCACTCGCAACAGTGATACAGCCACATTATTAGAAAATGAAATTCGCTTCTTTGCCGATAAACTAGATATTCTACCCTTCCCTGACTGGGAAACGCTTGCCTACGATAATTTCTCACCCCATCAAGATATTACCTCCACACGTATCAGCACGCTAAAACGACTAGAGCATCTGCGCCATGGCGTAGTCATTGTCCCGATTAGCACATTAATGCACCGTATCGCGCCCAGCAGTTTTTTACGAGCACATTCCTTAGTGCTTGATACAGGGCAAAAGCTGGATGGCAACCATTTAAGGCAACAGTTAACGGATGCAGGCTATCGGGCAGTTGATACGGTCCATGAACATGGTGAGTTTGCAATTCGCGGCTCAATCATAGATCTGTTTCCGATGGGCACCGACCTACCCTATCGAATTGATCTGTTCGATGATGAGATCGACACACTTCGCACCTTCGATACAGAAACGCAGCGCTCCATTGAACAGATAGAACAGATTCGCTTATTACCCGCTCGTGAGTTCCCACTCACAAAAGAGGCGATTACTCTATTTAAGCAACAATGGCGTGAACATTTTGATGTTGATCATCGCCGTTGTCCCGTCTATCAGGACGTTTGTAACGGCTTTGCACCAGCTGGAATCGAGTACTATCTCCCTCTGTTTTTTGATGGCACCTCCACGTTATTGGACTACCTACCGCAAGACACTCTGCTAATTACCGATGGCGCGCTCGCAGAACCATGCCAGAACTTCTGGCATGATGTCAGCCAGCGCTATGAAGATCGCCGCCACGATATTGAGCGACCGATTCTGACACCGAATGCAATCTTCACCCCTACCGACGAACTGCTGGCCAAACTGAAAAAGTTCCGCCGTTTACAGTTTTCCGAGGCAACAGAACCTACGTCGGCCGGGCATACTAACCTTTGTGCGGAAGCGACACCCGACCTAACCGTTAATGCACAATCCTCCACACCACTTAAACTACTCTGTGATTTTCTAGCCGAAAGACCTAATGAGCGAGTATTATTTTGTGCCGAGTCAGCAGGGCGCAAAGAATCCCTACTAGAGCTATTGGCGAAAGCAGGCATCCAGCCCCAATCAGCTAACAGTTGGAGTCATTTTTCACAAAGCGAACATCCTTTCTGCATAACGGTTTACCCATTAGATAGAGGCCTCAGCTTAGCTGGCCAGTTACAGGTCATTACCGAGTCACAACTCTTTGGCAAGCAGGTATTCCAACGACGCCGACGTGCTCGCGAAAAAGACCAATCAGACCTGATTGTACGCAATCTTGCCGAACTAGCACCCAATGCTCCTGTAGTTCATATAGACCATGGCGTCGGACGCTACCTTGGCCTAGAAACGATAGAGCTGGACGGCCAAGCCAACGAGTTTGTCATGCTCGCCTACGCAAACGATACGAAGCTCTACGTACCGGTCTCATCATTACACTTGATTAGCCGTTATAGCGGCACAACAGATGAACTCGCCCCGCTTCACCGACTCGGTACAGAACAGTGGAGCAAAGCCCGCCAGAAAGCTGCCGAAAAGATTCGCGATACCGCAGCCGAGCTGCTGGATATTTACGCACGCCGCGCCGCACGCAAAGGTTTTGCCTTTAGTAACCCAGATGAGAACTACCAACTGTTTGCCGCAGGCTTCCCCTTTGAAGAAACCCCAGATCAAGAAACCGCCATAAAAGCGGTGATTGATGATATGACAGCTGTACAACCCATGGATCGCTTGGTCTGCGGTGATGTTGGTTTCGGAAAAACAGAGGTAGCCATGAGAGCGGCCTTTATGGCAGTCCAATCTGGTAAGCAGGTCGCTATTTTAGTGCCAACAACACTGCTGGCGCAGCAACATTATGAGAACTTTAAAGATCGTTTTGCAGAATGGCCGGTCACTGTGGAACTGATTTCCCGCTTTCGGTCGGGCAAACAACAAAACGCCGTCATCGAACAGCTCAATAATGGTCAAGTTGATATCATCGTAGGCACACATAAGCTACTCCAAGGCGATATCGACTTTAAAGACCTTGGGCTCGTCATTATCGACGAAGAACACCGCTTTGGCGTTCAGCAAAAAGAGCGTCTAAAGTCTTTACGCTCTGAGGTAGATATTCTTACGATGACCGCCACACCGATTCCAAGAACGCTGAACATGGCAATGTCTGGTATGCGCGATCTATCCATTATCGCCACACCTCCTGCTAGAAGGCTGGCAGTAAAAACATTTGTACGAGAGTCCGATAACGGCTTGATTAAAGAAGCGCTTTTGCGCGAGCTGCTGCGTGGTGGGCAGGTTTATTACCTGCACAATGAAGTAAAAACCATTGCTAAAACGGCTGAAGTCCTAGCCGAACTGGTTCCCGAAGCACGAATCGGTATCGGCCATGGCCAGATGCGTGAGCGCGAACTCGAGCAAGTCATGTCCGACTTTTATCATAAGCGCTTTAATGTTTTGCTCTGTACCACTATTGTTGAAACCGGTATCGATGTGCCGAATGCCAACACCATCATTATTGATCGCGCTGATAAGTTTGGTTTGGCTCAGCTGCATCAGTTGCGTGGTCGTGTAGGCCGATCTCACCACCAAGCCTATGCTTACTTATTGACACCTCCACAGAAAAATATCACCGCAGATGCCAACAAAAGACTAGAAGCCATAGCCTTGGCTGAAGACTTAGGTGCTGGATTTACACTGGCCACCCATGATCTTGAGATTCGAGGGGCTGGCGAACTGCTCGGTGAGGAGCAAAGCGGCCAGATTCAAGGGGTAGGTTTTACACTCTATATGGAAATGCTCGAAGAGGCGATCGAGTCCATTAAACAAGGACGAACGCCCAATATGGATAAACCACTGAACCATGGCGCAGAAATAAACCTACGTGTACCGGCACTCATACCCGATGATTATCTGCCAGATGTGCACAACCGCCTAATCATGTACAAACGCATTGCCAGCGGCAAAAATGAGACCGAGCTAAAAGAGCTACAGATTGAGATGATCGATCGTTTCGGCTTACTGCCTGAGGCCACTAAGAATCTCTTTAGAATCACATCACTAAAACTACTAGCAGAACAGTTGGGAATCGCTAAACTAGATGCTGGTAGCCATAGCGGTCGTTTGGAGTTTGATAGCGAGCCAAAGGTGGATCCTTTTACGCTGGTGACACTGGTTCAAAAGCAGCCAAAAATCTATAAACTGGAAGGCGCAAATCAGTTGCGCTTCTCGATGGATATGGACGACACAGAAAAGCGCTTCACAGCGGTTGAATCCCTACTGACGGAATTGGGTAAGGTAAGTACATGA
- the nqrF gene encoding NADH:ubiquinone reductase (Na(+)-transporting) subunit F: MNAEIVLGVVMFTVVVLALVAVILAARSKLVSSGDVTIHINEDPEKSITVPAGGKLLQTLANAGIFVPSACGGGGTCAQCKCQVLDGGGSMLPTEESHFTMREAKDGWRLSCQVAVKQDMNIELEEEIFGVKKWECTVESNPNVATFIKELTLRLPEGENVDFRAGGYVQLECPPHEVHYKDFDIEEEYRGDWDKFNQWKYVSKVTEPVIRAYSMANYPEERGVVKFNIRIASPPPGKDDLPPGQMSSYVFSLKPGDKITVYGPFGEFFAKDTDNEMVFIGGGAGMAPMRSHIFDQLKRLNSKRKISFWYGARSLRECFYNEEYDQLAAENDNFKWHLALSDPQPEDNWDGMTGFIHNVLYENYLKDHEAPEDCEYYMCGPPMMNAAVIQMLLDLGVERENIFLDDFGG, translated from the coding sequence ATGAATGCTGAAATCGTTCTCGGCGTTGTCATGTTTACCGTTGTGGTGCTTGCACTTGTAGCGGTAATTCTGGCAGCTCGTTCAAAACTTGTTAGTTCCGGTGATGTGACTATTCATATCAATGAAGATCCGGAAAAATCTATTACTGTACCTGCGGGCGGTAAGTTACTTCAGACACTGGCTAATGCAGGTATCTTTGTACCTTCTGCTTGCGGTGGCGGCGGTACCTGTGCTCAGTGTAAGTGTCAAGTACTTGATGGCGGCGGCTCTATGCTGCCAACTGAAGAGTCTCACTTCACAATGCGTGAAGCGAAAGATGGTTGGCGTCTCAGTTGTCAAGTTGCTGTGAAGCAGGACATGAACATTGAATTGGAAGAAGAGATCTTTGGTGTTAAAAAGTGGGAGTGTACGGTTGAGTCTAACCCTAACGTTGCTACTTTCATCAAGGAATTGACACTACGCTTACCTGAAGGTGAGAACGTAGACTTCCGTGCAGGTGGCTATGTTCAGTTAGAGTGCCCTCCTCATGAAGTGCACTACAAGGACTTCGATATAGAAGAAGAGTACCGCGGAGATTGGGATAAGTTTAACCAGTGGAAGTATGTATCTAAGGTAACTGAGCCTGTGATCCGTGCATACTCAATGGCTAACTATCCAGAAGAGCGCGGTGTTGTGAAGTTTAACATCCGTATTGCTTCTCCACCTCCGGGTAAAGATGATTTGCCTCCAGGCCAAATGTCATCTTACGTCTTCAGCTTGAAGCCAGGCGATAAGATCACTGTATACGGGCCGTTCGGTGAGTTCTTTGCCAAAGATACTGACAACGAGATGGTCTTTATCGGTGGTGGTGCTGGCATGGCGCCAATGCGCTCGCACATTTTCGATCAGTTAAAGCGTCTTAACTCCAAGCGTAAGATCTCTTTCTGGTACGGTGCGCGCTCGTTACGAGAGTGTTTCTATAACGAAGAGTATGATCAGCTTGCTGCTGAGAATGACAACTTCAAATGGCACTTGGCATTGTCAGATCCACAGCCAGAAGATAACTGGGATGGCATGACAGGCTTTATCCATAACGTACTGTATGAGAACTATCTGAAGGATCACGAAGCGCCTGAAGATTGTGAGTACTACATGTGTGGACCACCAATGATGAACGCTGCAGTTATCCAGATGCTTTTGGATCTGGGTGTAGAGCGTGAAAACATCTTCCTTGATGACTTTGGTGGTTAA